The DNA segment TCAGTTGCTCATCCACTGGGGAGCTAGCTGCTTTTAGTGACTCTTCCTCAGGCTCAGCACTACCAAAATGactggtggggattttttttcagatgctttccctgttcttttatgttttaaagaaattatgaaCCAAGTTTACTACGTCTGTTCATATCCAAGTAGCGCCCACTAAGCTTTGAAGCTGACACCCTCTGGATAATGCTACGCTTTACCCCTTCAAAGGACTTTGCAGAAACTAATTAATTAGCTCGTACAGCAGGAAACAGCTGCAGTGAATGGCATGGGCTTAGTGCGGCTGTTCAGCTGGATTCAGTATGAactgctgtggggctgagctAACACAGGAGCCATTGACGTGTTGCTTGACACTTAAATCTATGTTGAGCCACTCCAGCAAATACCTGCAGGGACCTTCCCTGAGACTCTCCAGAGCATTTCTGTGCCTCTTCTCTTCGTCCTCCAACTCTTCCTGATGGGATCCCTGGCTCCTGAGGAGGGGAGCACTCCAGAGATCTGCCTGTCCCCACCTTCAAAGTCAGGCACTGGTTTGGGGAAGGGCTGAGCCCCTTTCCCCCAGCTCAGTGGGATCCACCTTTGAAAGAGAGTTCATTTATGTTCTATGGCAAAATTTGTATCTTCGGAAAAATCTTCTGTGAGCAGGTATGCAAGTGAGTTGCTCtctgcatgtgtgtatatgtacgcACCAGGAACGGGTAGACAGGAGGAAACATCGCCTttgaaacacaacaaaacacccaGCTAATGACAGGTATTCTTCTGGAAGACTCCTTGGGGAGGTCACATGTGTCATGGCCTCTTCTGCTTTTTGACAGAGCAAAGCCAGGGCACAGCTCCTAATGTTAAAAAtagacaagacagaaaaaaagggttGTGACAGTGGAGGGTTTGTTATTATTTTGACATGCCTCATTATGGAGAAGCTGAAACAAGTGCaagctctgcttttctccttcaaagACCAGCCCATGGAACATCACCCACCTTCTCGTGGCTCCTGGTTGCTTTTCATCCCATCAGGACTCTGGTCTTCCTTCCACTGAGCAACTGTGCCCCAAGAGCTAGCAGGACTTCCTACACCCTTTGGTTCCTCTAGAGAAATAAGACAGCCTCATCCCTATAAAAAAGGACAGTCTCCTAGATatatttggagggaaaaaaaaaataattaaagaggagagagagatggtTAAAACCAGTcagtatttataaaacaaaaagcagaataaaacttTTTGCTTTAATTGCTAAAAATTTTAGatacaaaaatacatatacaaaaaAATTAGCTTAGAGAGCAGGATGTGATTTTTATGTACAATCCAGGATGGACTTGTGTCACAAAGACCAGAGACCCTGCAGCTCATGCCCTCCCATCCTAAACTCTTGCATTTtctgctgtcccagcagcagccaggctgtgccGAGACAGAACCGGCAAgtgcaaaaaacccaagcaattgTTTCCCCACTTCCTTGGGTGCTGcaatcccagccctgcagcaccagAAACAAGCAGAATGTAGGAAATGCTGATGATGAGCCCGGTTGGTGCCTTCCTAGCCgccctgctgccctgcagcagcagcccaccTGCCCATGGTCCAGGACAATGTCCTGGCACGAGGGCTGCAAGCCGCTCTCCCTGCAGAGCATTAACAGTGACTGGCCTCATTGCCTCGTTTGTTTTGACAAGGTATTTTGTGTCAAGGGGTCAGGATGTGGTGTCAGTACACTTATACACATGTACTATGAAAAGAAAACTGCTACTGGCACATGGCCAAGCCGGGATGAGAGCCACATTTACTCACAGTCACAAAAGAGATATTTGTCTCACAAAGGTGAAACTTAACCCAGATCCTTCTGCAGCCTGGGGAACCGAGAAACTAAGAAGCAGCAGGCTGTGCGGGATGTGCAGGGGCTGGAATATGGGATGTGCAGGGTTGAGATATGGGTTACGCAGGGGCTGGCTGTATGGGTGCTGAGCCCCAGGTTCCACCATCTGGGGAGCCATGCACCCATGTTGCCGTGAAAGTGAAGGTTACTGAATAAACCAAGCACTTGCAGCATTATAGATGAGGCTTGTTATCAGGTGACATCTGGcaacatcacacacacacagagtgtgaGAAAGTCCAGAGCTGCCCTCCTGAATGAAACAACTCCTCACATGCCCCATGAGGAAAGTTTGGGAACCCCCCTTGAATGCTCCCTCGAAGCCCCCTACACCCTCTCCACCAAGCTTGGTCTTCCCCCTCGTACCACTGCTTCGGCACAGGCAAGGGGTTAACCCTTATCCGCCTGTCACCACCCACACAGCTTAtcaagattttcttcttcctataAGGTGTTCTTGGCCTAGGAGCCGTGTTGCAAGCAGCAGCTCTCTGGCTGTGAAGCAGCAGATAAGACTTCCTCTGGGGCCTGGAGCACTGCTAACCCACCAGGCAGGAGACGGCTTGAGCAATGGCAGGAGCATCAGCTGATCCTTAATGCAAAGGCTGGATGGGGGTGtgtgaaagaaaagctgagaatTACTCAGCTGGTACCAGCCTTGTAATTATTTCCTGTCCCAGGAGTCCATTCCCAGAGCTGGTAGAGCCAGCTGGTACCAAGGAAGCCGAGCTGGGGCTAGCAAGGTTTGGTGCACTCAGTAAAGGAGCTGGATTGAGAGATGTCAACAGAATTTCCAGAAGATATCCCATGCTGCTTCTGGAGCTGGACTTCCCCTGTAATGAAAATACTGCACGTAGCACTGCAGGTCCAATGCCATATgtgttctttctctctccacctgTAGATGTCTTCGGAGCAGATGAACCTCTAACTGTGCTCCTGCCCCTATCTACACCATAGTGAATTGCACAGGACATCGCCTTAACACACCACTTGACCATAGACAGCAAGACTCATCTCCCAGATCGCCTCCGcctcttccccctcacccacactGCTCTCACCCAGCCTCAAACCCCATCACCTCCCAGCTCTCTGCCAAAAATGGTGACCTGGTACAGATGGTGTCACCCCAGCCCCCAGGATTTAACTGATACAGCCTTCCAACGCAAACGGTGTCTGGAGTGGccttccccagcacagctgcagctcccctggctgtaAGCTCTGACGGTGCTTTTGGTCCCGCATCCCATCATGGATGGCATCTGCTGCATCGGGGCTGTGCTCTCAGCAGACTCTCCTTATAATGGCAAATGACTGCAAatgctcttctccaggccccgAGCACAGACAAAGCATCCTTCGCGTTTCTGCCCCAGCTTGTTTCCAGCGCTCTCCTGTCCCGGCCGGGCTGTGGGACATGTGGTCCCCCTGCGGCTCCTGCTGCACCAGCATGAGATGGGACACGGTGCGTACAACGTCCCGAACTGAGGCCAGTCTGGAGATGTAGCCCTGGTCCCCCCCGGGGCAATCCAGCAGTGAGCAACCTTCGAGCGGCTGCGGTTTACGTGTCAGCATGCCAGGAGCCAGCCTGCCTGCCCAGGCACCGCCTGCACCCTCCGGACCTGGTGCATCCAGTCACTGTGCTGGCATGTCCTGCTGCTCCTCACATTCCTCTCTTGCTGTAACATTTTGGGAGCAAACCACCCCTGGGCGACACAGGGCTTCGGGACGGGCTGCTTGGGATTTACAGCTATCAAGAAACCTCCAGATTTAAACCTTTCAAAGGAGAGCTTTACCCCTCATTTTTAAACCTCAACCTTGAACCAGAACTGACCTTCtgaaaaacccagacaaaacccTCTTTATTCATAATGACTAAAGCCCCTGTAAAAACAGCCTCTCCTCCATGAGTGTTTGCTCACGGCAAGGTGGGTCTGGAGCCCGTCGCTGAGGGAGGGAGCGCAGGGTGCGGAGGCTGGGCTGAGGTTCCACACCAGGGCCGACCCACTCCCCATGCTGGCAGCGGCCGCtgcccctgccttcccctgcccgctgcctgcctgctcctgcagctcccaaaCCCACACTGTGCTCCTCGCTTCACAAACCCCATGCTGCTGCATGTGCCAAAGGCAAAGCCCCTGTGATAAAAGCAGACCCAGCAAAACCACACACAGCTAGGAAGGCTTGGAGGGGGTAGGACACCCTGAGCATCCCCTCCGGCCACCTGGCAGCCTGTCCGCCGGCATCTCCTGTGGGCCAGGGACCCACGCTTGCACACCCAGCCAGCAGAGACATTTCAGAATAAGGACAAGCAATCACTTAACTGGGCACAAATCTGGTCAAGCTGTGTTCCCAGGCTAGAGAGGAGCAGGGATGGAGTGGTTCTGCCATACGCCCCACATGCAGCAGACTGGGCAGCACTCAGGAGCACCTGCTCATCTCTCCCAAGGCAAATGCAGCCCTGCAAAAGGCTCAGCCACATTAACGAGGCCGTTTCATTAGCTAGCTAGGGGCCTGGGTTGGGCTCAGGGGCCACCCCAGTGCTGCACAAGCTTTCTGGTTAGTTCTGCCAGGTTGTGAGCTGGTGTCCTGCTGGCGGCAGGAGGGACCAGCCTGAGCGGGCAGGCAGGTCTCTGGTGACATGCAGCATGGTTCCTGCAGCATGGGGCTCCTCAGCCTGGCTGAAATGGCTCCTGCTTCCCAGCCGCCATGCAGGGAGGGCTCTGCTGATAGCAGAAACACGGGGATCACCCACAGCAGGGGTTTGGGCTGCTCGCCCCAGCACCTGAACTCCTGAACTCCAAAGAAGCAACACAGCTCCATCTCACGGagctttcccctccagcctcAAGCAGGGAAGAGGCATGGCTACCTAGCACAAGGCAGCCTCGCCAGCAGTAGTGACTCTGCCCTGCCCAGAGCCCAGGGAAAACAGACCAGGACAGCGATGAGGCAGAACAAAACTTGGAGGAATTAGAGGAATAATCACGGAGCTCCTCAGCTTTAACGGCAAACCAGAATTAGTTATAGGCTCCTTCTTGGCTCTGCTCCCTTTTCTCCACGTCTCACTTTTTTCCTATCAAGTGTCTAAACTAAAATATTACCAGCTCTCATGGCAAAAACTTACTTTAAATCATTTTATTTTACCagacagagagaaggaggagagggtGAACAAAAGGTTagcagaaaatactttcttctctCAATATTTTtgcttcccattaaaaaaaaatctttcctcaaAAGCAGTTTCACAAGGATCTTTCATCTGGTCCTAATTGATAaatttgggggttggttttgctATTATCTTGGCAGAACCTCTTATTTAAAAGCTTAATTAAACATGTGTACAAAGATGCTGTGTCTTGTCGCATCCTTGCTGTCCCATAGTTGCTCCTCTCCCACTGCCCGTGGCTGGCAGGGAGCTCGTTGTGCCTTGGCTGGTGCGTGTGGGACAGCCCGGCCCAGCCGCCGGGCAGATACCTGccctccatctcctctgctgcCTGGCGGATGGCATGGGGCAGCCAGCTCCGGTGCAGCTGGGTCTGCAGACCAGCTGAGACCATTTAGCACCTGGAGAAAGATGGTCCTTGGCCAAAACTCTGTGTTGGATGCCCTAGAGGGAACAGGCGGGGGACAAGGAGCAGACACCGCTGCTCACAGCCCTGGGGACGCGGCAAAATTCCCTTGTCCCATGGCCCCCGGCTGCCCCAAACCCTtcactggcagggctgggggccgcTGACCATTTCTCTGCTGGTTATTAGATTGTTCACGGCTCTCAGGTTTGTTTGAATAAGGCCTTTTGTTCGCCGGCGCTTTCCCACGTCCCTTCGTTCGCTAGGCAGTCGCGTGTCCTGAGTCAAAGAGGAGCCCTGGCCGACAATCCCCAAAGAAAGTTTTCTTCGGAGCAAGACATCTGCGTCGGAGGGAACCTGCCAACATCTGCCACACTTTCCCCCTTTTCAAGagcctttctttccctcttaaaAAGTGCAGGAACAGATGttaaaagttgttttctttctccagggTGTGAAATGTAGACaaatagcaaaaaagaaaactccaAGCAGCACTGacccctttctctttccttttttttttttttttttggaaagcccAGGAAAAAAGGGAGGCTTTCTTTATGAAGGAGAATCCCCTTTTCAGTGAAACCTGGCAGTGGGCAATGCAAAAGGAAAACGGGAATTTGCAGAAAGCTCCCTTCAGTGCTCATTTGCATTGGCCTGTCGGATCCCTACAATCCCCGGCACAGATGTCAGCCTTCCCCCAAAGCCAGGGCAGCtttcctgcctgcaccccccatGCCTCCAAAATAAAGGCCTTTGCCCTGACTGAGAGGTGTAAAATAACTGTTTACAGCAAAAGCGGCTCTTCTTTTTTACTGTGGCACTGTCTTACAAATGAACCTTGAAATGAGCTCACCCAGAGCAGATGCCAGTGGGCAAGCCAAGGGTTTCACCCCACTGAGGCTGGGGGCTCAGCTGCCCTGCGTGGGCTGGGCAtggaccctggctgggtgccaggggCCACCACACTCTTCTTGGTCCCCCATCACACCCATCCATCCCCAGTACCCACCACCTCGCCACCAGCACACCCCACCCTGCTTGCTTTGTGGAAGCCACTTTGCAGGGGTAGCCTACGTGTGATCCTCTCACAGAGCATCCCCCTTGCCCGGGAGCTCAGTGGCACCTCACAGGGCGAGGAAAGCGGGAGGGAGGGTAAAGCAGAGGCAGCAAGTCCAGGCCAAGGAAGAAAGGGACCACAAGGGAGAAGGTGCCACCACCACAGAGACCAGAGAGACCTTTCCTGGTGGCACCAGGGCTGGCCAGCCCCTGGACCACTAACACCGGAGGCACACATGGCACACTGCAGCCATGCCTGGCCAGGGAAGGATGCCAGCGGGCACTGGACAAGTTTTTCAGAGCTTTTAGACAATTCTGCGCTGGCTGACACCTCTGCCATGCTCAGCTGGGCCAGCAAGCAAGACAGCTGCCCCCTGCTGCCCTGACCGCCTTTGGGAAGATGCCTCTTTCTGCAGAAGGTCCTGGTGAAGGGGTGTTTGGGGCGCAGGGGACTTCTCTTCCTCACCCAATATCCGAGCCAGATAAAAGCTGTGTGCCCAGGTGACAGGGAGGTGCTTCCAGCCTCGAGCACCCTAGCAAACTGCCCAGAACCAGGGGTGCGCCCGCTCCATGACCCCCTACCCATGTgcagggcagagccctgcccCAGCCCGCCTGCGGCCTCTTCCATACCAAGCTGCAGGAGTCGCATGGCGATATGGGGGCTTCAGCTATGCCTTTTATAAATACCAGCAACACTCCACTTCCCCAGGTAGGCTGGAAAAACCAAAGGAGTCTTCACTTGTgagcagccagggctggctgACATGAGGGGCTCCTGCAGAGTGCGGTGAGACCTCCTTTGGCTGTCTGTGCGGGAACATACCCGAGATAAGGAGCCCAtccctgctgccttttcctggcACAAAGGAGAGGTTATTAACCTTCCCCTCCCAAaccctcctctcccagcacaaGCACCACACCAGCCCATCGCGGGCCCTTGCCAAGTAGGGCGCTTATAAAACCAGGTAACTGCACCCCAGCTCTGCATTTGACTGACAAACAACCTCTGCCTGCGAGATACCATGTCTGGGGACACGTTTTCATGATGAGCCCAGGCAACAGGGCGTACAGACATGCTGCAAGTATGTTTGCATTTACACACAGGCAAACACACACCCACGTGGCATTTAAGCAAGGGACGCGATGTCCTTGCTTTTATCGCTGGGGTACATCCCCACCCACGgctggagggcaggggagagggctCTGCAGCCACAGTGCTACGCCGGCTGCTGAGAAATCCCACTGGTGGGTCAGGGAGGCTTGTGGTACTTCTGAACCGCTGCAGCCAGCAGAGGAAGCAGGAGCGCTTCCTCTCCTTTTCAATAAAGTGACACATTCGACACCAACCCAAAGAGCTTCACTTGCGGGACTCAACAAGACATTGCCAAATCCCGCTCATTAGCAAAGCAAccatcagaaagcaaaagcacGGTCATGAAAaatgctcccccccaccccagaccagGCAGAAGTGATAAAGCATAGAAGTGCGTTCTCATCCCATGGCAAGTCTCCTCCGAAGGCCCGTCTACTTCTGCACTAGAGTTTCAGAGGAGTGAAcagaaaaacacctttccccacaAAGCCACCCAGGCCTCCTTGCagcatgggggaaaaaagtcaaagtAGCAAAAATCCCACAGAACTAACTCAGCTCTAGGTTCATTTGCATCTGCAATGGCCTGTAAGTTTAATATTAAATTCTATACAGCAGCCAAAAACTAGAAGAGTCACGTATTTCCTACATCCAACTATGTGCAACAGATAATTCAGGTTCCCAAGAGGTAAATACAGTTCCCGTGTTTTCCCTAGAGGATTTCTGTGATGGAAACAATGTTCCTACAGGCATCTGCTGTCAACAGTTTTTAATCGATCATCATTACCTTGTAATAATAATTCCTGGGAGCAGAAACTCCTAGCTCAAGTACTCTATTATTAAATTAGGAGGCTGCTTCAAAGATGTAAAAGGGCTGGGGCTTGGGTTAGCAGGTAAAAAGAGGCATTGCTTCAAGgagatagaggggaaaaaagatgggTAGAAGGCATTTTCCCAGGTGTAACTCAACTGCTTCCCAGCTATTGTTTCCCTCCCTGGGAATCTGTGCAAATTGAGCGAGGAGCTGTGCAAGCTGCTCAGAGCGCGcccattttccttcccttcttccctaaCAAAAGATCCCTCCAAAGCCCGGCGTCGGAGGCTGGACATCTGTCGCCATTTGGGGGGGCCGGCGTGGTCATTGAAAAGAAGCAGTGACCTGTCAGCTTTGATTGATGGCCACAAACCTCCGGGCTCGACCCCTCATGTGGGAAAAGAAGTCCCGCCAAGCAAAGTCCCCTTTCACATGCTAATTCTGGGTTATAAATACAGCAGAGGAGCAACGAGCAGCAAAGAGCCCATCAGAAAAGGGAGTGACCCACTGCCCGAGTGCCTTCTTCCCATCCCGTCCTCCCGGCACCCAGGGCGGGCAGGCTGGATTACAATGACCGCCGCAGCCACCCCCGGCGGCACCCACAAGCTCGCCAGCAccaaggaggagaggaaggtaGGTCCCCCCCGCACTCCTGCACCCATGCATGCCTGACAGCAGCCCCATGCACAGCACATGAATGATGAGTGCCAGGGCTATGGGCAGTGCttcaaggaaagagaaagggggcaatttttttcctcttattataAAGATGCTTTCTCTGAATCTGAGCcatgtgggtgtttttttctgcttcctttctctgccttAGAAAGgcttctctctctttcatttgGGTAAACTCTGCttaaaacgagcggaagtgggagaATGGAGACCTGCTAAGGGACAGGCTGTGACTGGAGTTAGACATGGCACACTCTTCCATCCATATCTTGTCCCTGCACTGGCTTCACGCAGGGGATGGGGCTGTCTGCCCTCGCTgaactgcagcagggagaggaagaaaaaacatcaactgcaatttttcctcctctttttcttttcccttccagttAAGGAAACCCCTCATCGAGCGGAAGCGAAGGGAAAGGATTAACAACTGCTTGGACCAGCTGAAGGAGACCGTTGTTGGCGCGTTTCATCTGGATGTAAGTGCTCATTTTTACGCAGCTTTTTGTCCTTTTGCTGGTGGGGGATTGGATTTGGGGGAGGGCGCCTCTCTCGTTTGAGAAACTGGGCATCGTACGCACCCTTCATCATCTCTAACTGCTGCGCTCTTTCCTTATCAGCAGTCTAAACTGGAGAAAGCAGACATCCTTGAAATGACGGTAAAGCACCTCCAGAACATCCAGAGCAGCAAGTTGATGGGTGAGTGCCTGGTTGGGGCAGGAGGGTGCCGGCAGGTATGATCTGCCAGCAGCTTGGCCAAAGCACCTTCCAAACGTGTTGAGGCCCGAGCTGCTGCTCGGGTTTGGCTTTCTCCACTAGATGGGGAGATGGAGCTGGGCACTGGTTAACCCACGggaaggtttttgggttttttttccttccagagcaGGTTTCTGCTTCTTGGCGTAGTTTTGCCCTTggcggtgggcagcgggaggcgggggctgcccggggggggcGGCTGGCATCCTGCATCACCCTCCCCCTGCGCCCTGCAAGCCATTCACCTTAGAGTCAAGCCCAGGCGGCTTCAGCGACAACCCCACCCAGGAGCCTGTGCACATGGGAAACCTGATGAATGCTTTCACGCAGGGACACACCAGGCAGCTCTTGCCTGCTCACCAACTCCCTTTGTCTCCTCTCCAACGCAGCCGACTCCAAAGTGGGTCTGGAAGCCCAGCAGAGGTACAGCACTGGGTATATCCAGTGCATGCATGAGGTGCACAACCTCCTCCTCACCTGTGAGTG comes from the Accipiter gentilis chromosome 6, bAccGen1.1, whole genome shotgun sequence genome and includes:
- the LOC126039491 gene encoding transcription cofactor HES-6-like codes for the protein MLILGYKYSRGATSSKEPIRKGSDPLPECLLPIPSSRHPGRAGWITMTAAATPGGTHKLASTKEERKLRKPLIERKRRERINNCLDQLKETVVGAFHLDQSKLEKADILEMTVKHLQNIQSSKLMADSKVGLEAQQRYSTGYIQCMHEVHNLLLTCEWMDKTLGARLLNHLLKSLPRSGEDTCKAALRSSSPSQQPLLTPKSPPSPKGSTRGTDPSQESFYPTENKQASKSSFQLPTLSVFSQVDAASPRPVLQPNFSHNNPRMGSLDMWRPW